One segment of Maridesulfovibrio ferrireducens DNA contains the following:
- a CDS encoding flavodoxin family protein: MYALAINGSPRKGGNTEILLNTALEPLTEAGWETELVRVGGKPMHGCMACYKCMENKDNKCVIKTDNFNEIFEKIMRADALIFGSPTYFTDVSAELKGVLDRAGIVSIANDQILRGKIGAAVVAVRRGGATHVYDTINHMFLMSQMIVPGSVYWNMGYGREKGDVLNDAEGLRNMNHLGMAINWLGKAIKPHLDSYPAPRD, from the coding sequence ATGTACGCTTTAGCTATCAACGGTAGTCCTCGTAAAGGAGGAAACACTGAAATATTACTGAACACCGCTCTGGAACCATTAACAGAAGCAGGTTGGGAAACTGAACTTGTTCGTGTGGGCGGGAAACCTATGCATGGATGTATGGCATGTTATAAATGCATGGAAAATAAAGACAATAAATGCGTGATAAAAACAGATAATTTCAATGAGATCTTTGAAAAGATTATGAGAGCTGATGCCCTGATTTTCGGATCACCTACATATTTCACAGATGTTTCGGCTGAGCTTAAAGGAGTGTTAGATCGCGCTGGGATTGTATCCATTGCAAATGATCAGATTCTACGTGGTAAAATCGGAGCAGCTGTTGTTGCTGTTCGTCGCGGCGGAGCAACTCATGTTTATGACACTATTAACCATATGTTTCTCATGAGTCAGATGATTGTTCCCGGGTCGGTTTACTGGAACATGGGCTATGGCAGAGAAAAAGGTGATGTGCTAAATGATGCGGAAGGTTTACGCAATATGAATCATCTTGGAATGGCGATTAACTGGCTTGGCAAAGCTATAAAGCCACACCTTGATTCTTATCCTGCTCCGCGTGACTAA
- a CDS encoding HypC/HybG/HupF family hydrogenase formation chaperone, with protein sequence MCLAIPVEIESINDKVARCRVGEGETYLDASLMLMADEVKVGDYLIVHAGFALRKLETSEAEETLKILREMLSLADGTKPEACGF encoded by the coding sequence ATGTGTTTAGCTATTCCTGTTGAAATTGAGTCCATTAACGACAAGGTTGCCCGTTGTCGCGTGGGTGAAGGTGAAACATATCTTGATGCTTCATTGATGCTTATGGCTGATGAAGTTAAGGTAGGGGATTATCTGATAGTTCATGCTGGATTTGCGTTAAGAAAACTGGAAACATCTGAAGCAGAAGAAACTCTTAAAATATTAAGAGAAATGCTTAGTCTGGCTGACGGAACAAAGCCAGAAGCTTGCGGTTTTTAA
- a CDS encoding HyaD/HybD family hydrogenase maturation endopeptidase, whose amino-acid sequence MSESKKILVLGVGNILFTDEGIGVKVVTDLQKEFSFSPNVTLMDGGTLGTVLMGPIMECDMLIVVDAVLGDGEPGSVYRLTGEDLRRSLAFKDSMHQTDLLDTLVLCDLCDSRPDCVVVGVEPFDYETMCEHVSDTVKAQFPIMKERVLEEVIAAGGSYKTA is encoded by the coding sequence ATGTCTGAAAGTAAAAAAATTTTAGTTCTAGGAGTTGGAAACATTCTTTTCACCGATGAAGGTATCGGTGTGAAGGTTGTAACCGATCTGCAAAAAGAATTTTCTTTTTCTCCCAACGTCACTCTTATGGATGGTGGAACTCTGGGAACCGTTCTTATGGGGCCTATAATGGAATGTGATATGCTTATAGTGGTAGATGCTGTGCTCGGAGACGGTGAGCCCGGGTCTGTTTATCGCTTGACAGGAGAGGATTTGCGTAGGAGTCTGGCATTTAAAGATTCCATGCATCAGACTGACTTACTTGATACATTAGTTTTATGTGATCTATGCGACAGCCGTCCTGATTGTGTTGTTGTAGGTGTTGAGCCTTTTGATTACGAGACTATGTGCGAGCATGTTTCTGATACTGTTAAAGCACAATTTCCTATTATGAAAGAAAGAGTGCTTGAAGAAGTTATCGCTGCCGGCGGTTCCTATAAAACAGCATAA
- a CDS encoding nickel-dependent hydrogenase large subunit: MSGCKSKSGPAVMATPFDKNYTGPVTVDPLTRIEGHLKIEVEVENGKVSNVWSSAQLFRGLEIILKGRDPRDAQHFTQRSCGVCTYVHALASTRAVENAIGVDKILPENAKIIRNLVMGSQYLHDHIVHFYHLHALDWVDVVSGLQADPVKAAKLANSMSSRVTKPEDLKAVQVKLKAFVDSGQLGIFTNAYFLGGHDAYYLKPEENLIATAHYLEGLHLQVKAARAMAVFGAKNPHPQFTIVGGVTCYESLSKERIQEFKDLYNETKKFVDECYIPDLLMVASYYKDWAGIGGTSNFLSFGEFPSVENDIDSRFIPQGVIMNRDLKNVMNFDPASIKEDIKHSWYKGESSLHPYEGETDPQYTSYEDRDRYSWMKAPRYKGESMEVGPLAHVLTAYARGHKDFVPVVNSVLSHLGVGADALFSTLGRTAARGIETTVVANTMSEWVNNLEDNISSGNTDIAVEWDMPDEAEGVGFVGAPRGALSHWIKIKDKKIENFQLVVPSTWNLGPRCNQNKMSAVEEALVGTPIADPKRPVEILRTVHSYDPCIACGVHVIDARTNEVHKFKVM, from the coding sequence ATGTCTGGTTGCAAGTCAAAGTCGGGGCCTGCTGTAATGGCCACCCCCTTCGATAAGAACTACACTGGTCCCGTTACGGTTGACCCGCTTACTCGAATCGAAGGACATTTGAAAATCGAAGTTGAAGTTGAAAATGGTAAAGTCAGCAACGTTTGGAGTAGTGCTCAGCTCTTCCGCGGACTTGAAATTATTCTCAAAGGCCGTGATCCAAGAGATGCTCAGCATTTCACACAGCGTTCATGCGGTGTTTGTACTTATGTACATGCTCTCGCTTCCACCCGCGCTGTAGAAAATGCTATAGGCGTAGATAAAATTCTACCCGAAAATGCTAAAATTATCCGTAACTTAGTTATGGGTTCTCAGTATCTGCATGATCATATTGTTCATTTCTATCATCTCCATGCCCTTGATTGGGTTGACGTAGTCAGCGGCCTTCAGGCCGACCCTGTTAAGGCTGCAAAGCTCGCTAACAGCATGTCATCACGTGTGACCAAACCTGAAGATCTCAAAGCTGTTCAAGTAAAATTGAAAGCTTTTGTTGATTCCGGACAGCTTGGCATTTTCACCAATGCATACTTCCTCGGTGGTCATGATGCCTACTATCTGAAACCCGAAGAAAACCTCATCGCAACAGCTCATTACCTCGAAGGTTTGCATCTTCAGGTTAAAGCAGCTCGCGCAATGGCTGTTTTCGGTGCAAAGAACCCGCATCCGCAGTTTACCATCGTAGGTGGTGTAACTTGTTACGAGTCTTTATCAAAAGAACGTATTCAAGAGTTTAAAGATCTTTACAATGAAACTAAAAAATTCGTTGATGAATGCTACATTCCTGACCTGTTAATGGTAGCTTCCTACTATAAAGACTGGGCTGGAATCGGCGGAACCAGTAACTTCCTGAGCTTCGGTGAATTCCCGTCTGTTGAAAATGATATCGACAGCCGTTTCATTCCTCAGGGTGTAATCATGAATCGTGACCTTAAAAACGTTATGAATTTTGATCCTGCATCAATCAAAGAAGATATTAAACACAGCTGGTATAAGGGAGAGTCTTCACTCCATCCTTATGAAGGCGAAACTGATCCTCAGTATACTTCTTACGAAGACAGAGACCGCTACTCATGGATGAAAGCTCCTCGCTATAAAGGCGAATCCATGGAAGTTGGTCCTCTTGCTCACGTTCTCACAGCATACGCTAGAGGACATAAAGACTTCGTACCTGTTGTTAACAGCGTTCTCAGTCATCTTGGAGTCGGAGCAGATGCTCTGTTCTCCACTCTTGGACGTACTGCAGCTCGCGGTATTGAAACCACTGTTGTGGCTAACACCATGTCAGAATGGGTTAATAACCTCGAAGACAACATCAGTTCCGGCAACACAGACATCGCAGTTGAGTGGGATATGCCCGATGAAGCTGAAGGTGTCGGATTCGTCGGTGCACCTCGTGGTGCTCTTTCTCATTGGATTAAGATTAAAGACAAAAAAATCGAGAACTTCCAGCTTGTTGTTCCTTCAACATGGAACCTCGGACCCCGTTGTAATCAGAACAAAATGTCTGCGGTTGAAGAAGCCCTTGTTGGGACTCCGATTGCTGATCCTAAACGTCCGGTTGAAATCCTCCGTACTGTTCATTCATACGATCCTTGCATTGCTTGTGGTGTGCATGTTATCGATGCAAGAACGAATGAGGTTCATAAGTTCAAAGTAATGTAA
- a CDS encoding hydrogenase small subunit — protein MKFSVGLGKDGAEKRLEQNGVSRRDFMKFCATTAAVMGMGPAFAPTIAEALTQKRRPSVVYLHMAECTGCSEAVLRTVSPYIDSLILDTISLDYHETIMAAAGHAAEEALHEAINAPEGFICVIEGGVPTIEDGAWGKVAGKSMLEICQEIVPKAMATICIGTCACYGGVQAAAPNPSQAKGVSEALGGITTVNLPGCPTNPYNFVGTVVHYLTKGIPELDKDGRPVIFYGESVHDNCPRLKHFEADEFAPSFSSEEARKGYCLYELGCKGPDTYNNCPKVKFNQTNWPVEAGHPCIGCSEPNFWDEMSPFYEPS, from the coding sequence ATGAAATTCTCTGTGGGACTCGGAAAGGATGGAGCGGAAAAACGCCTGGAGCAGAATGGTGTATCCCGCCGTGACTTTATGAAGTTCTGCGCAACAACTGCCGCTGTTATGGGTATGGGACCGGCTTTTGCTCCTACTATAGCTGAAGCTCTTACTCAAAAAAGGCGTCCTTCTGTTGTTTATCTGCACATGGCCGAATGTACCGGCTGTTCAGAAGCAGTTCTTCGTACGGTTTCTCCTTACATTGATTCTTTGATTCTCGACACGATTTCTCTTGATTATCATGAAACGATTATGGCTGCCGCCGGACATGCTGCTGAAGAAGCACTGCATGAAGCAATCAACGCACCAGAAGGATTTATCTGTGTAATAGAAGGGGGAGTTCCTACTATTGAAGATGGTGCGTGGGGTAAGGTTGCCGGTAAATCAATGCTTGAAATTTGTCAGGAAATAGTTCCTAAAGCAATGGCTACCATCTGTATCGGCACATGTGCCTGTTACGGCGGGGTTCAGGCCGCAGCACCTAATCCATCACAGGCAAAGGGCGTCAGTGAAGCTCTTGGCGGAATTACTACTGTAAATCTTCCAGGCTGCCCGACAAACCCGTATAATTTCGTAGGAACAGTTGTTCATTACCTGACCAAAGGTATTCCTGAACTTGATAAAGATGGACGCCCCGTCATTTTTTATGGCGAATCAGTTCACGACAACTGTCCTAGACTCAAACATTTTGAAGCTGATGAATTTGCACCATCCTTTAGTTCCGAAGAAGCTAGAAAAGGCTACTGTCTTTACGAGCTGGGCTGTAAAGGACCGGACACCTACAATAACTGCCCGAAAGTCAAGTTTAATCAGACTAACTGGCCTGTTGAAGCTGGACATCCATGCATCGGCTGTAGTGAGCCAAACTTCTGGGATGAGATGAGTCCGTTCTACGAACCGAGTTAA
- the tmk gene encoding dTMP kinase has translation MFITFEGIEGTGKTTQIKRLVKFLEESGHGVDVTLEPGGSRIGKELRKILLNMDSTDITGQCEFFLYLADRAQHVSQVIRPAIEADRIVISDRFADSTIVYQGYGRGLDPKLLRELNEVAVSGCWPDLTILLDIEPELGLKRATTRNLDENKIQEEGRFEAESIEFHSRVREGYLTWAALNNERIFVINADQTPDEIFSQIKDKVLEVIEKGKK, from the coding sequence ATGTTCATTACCTTTGAAGGCATAGAAGGAACGGGAAAGACAACGCAGATAAAGCGTTTGGTAAAATTTCTAGAAGAGTCCGGACATGGAGTAGATGTAACACTGGAGCCGGGCGGTAGCAGAATAGGTAAAGAGTTACGTAAGATTCTTCTTAATATGGATAGTACCGATATTACAGGACAGTGTGAGTTTTTTCTTTACCTTGCAGACAGAGCCCAGCATGTCAGCCAGGTGATTCGTCCAGCCATTGAAGCTGACCGGATTGTTATTTCTGATCGTTTTGCTGACTCTACTATAGTGTATCAAGGATATGGACGAGGTCTCGACCCAAAACTGTTACGTGAACTTAATGAAGTAGCTGTTTCAGGATGCTGGCCGGATTTAACAATACTACTTGATATTGAACCGGAATTAGGTCTTAAACGAGCTACAACCAGAAATTTAGATGAAAATAAAATTCAGGAAGAAGGTCGTTTTGAAGCTGAATCAATTGAATTTCATTCCAGAGTCAGAGAAGGGTATTTGACATGGGCAGCACTTAATAATGAAAGAATTTTTGTGATTAATGCTGATCAGACGCCAGATGAAATATTTTCTCAAATTAAAGACAAAGTTTTAGAAGTTATCGAAAAAGGTAAAAAATAA
- a CDS encoding 3'-5' exoribonuclease YhaM family protein produces MSQKTTYIKDLINGLRIRDVFLVSDAQIRESKNGPFWNLKLQDNSGSVEAKIWSPLSQAFAGLEAGMFVVAGGMVGSYRDQPQLTIEQLEILDPDQSELEISDFLPSSPQKPEEMMQELDYMVAEHMVHPPWKRFCRKVLKNEEIHKRLLSATGAKTVHHAYVGGLLEHTLAVAKLCMSICNNYPQVDRQVVLAAAIFHDLGKAWELSGGLKNDYTDEGRLLGHIHIGVEVLEPFLQRSKDLDEKLKLHFKHLILSHHGEYEYGAPKRPKTPEAFILHFADNLDAKMNTIFAELDKLEGVESNWTPYQRFLDRYLYRSEKSPCDNNTQSDIKKSEAQCSLPLKA; encoded by the coding sequence GTGTCGCAAAAAACTACATATATTAAAGATCTTATTAATGGCTTAAGAATCAGAGATGTTTTTCTGGTTTCTGATGCTCAGATTAGGGAATCCAAGAATGGACCTTTCTGGAATCTAAAGTTGCAGGATAATTCCGGTTCAGTAGAAGCTAAGATCTGGAGTCCGCTAAGTCAGGCATTTGCAGGCCTTGAAGCGGGGATGTTTGTTGTTGCCGGAGGTATGGTCGGTTCATATAGAGATCAACCGCAACTTACAATTGAACAGCTTGAAATACTTGATCCTGATCAATCTGAGCTTGAAATATCGGACTTTTTACCTTCAAGCCCGCAAAAGCCTGAAGAAATGATGCAGGAATTAGATTACATGGTGGCAGAACATATGGTTCATCCACCGTGGAAAAGATTTTGCCGTAAGGTTTTAAAAAATGAAGAAATTCATAAACGACTACTTAGCGCAACAGGAGCAAAGACTGTCCATCATGCTTATGTCGGCGGTCTTTTAGAGCATACTCTTGCTGTTGCTAAACTTTGTATGTCCATCTGCAATAATTACCCGCAAGTTGACAGACAGGTTGTGCTTGCCGCAGCAATTTTTCATGATTTAGGCAAGGCTTGGGAACTCTCCGGCGGCTTGAAAAATGACTACACCGATGAAGGTCGTCTTCTTGGGCATATACATATCGGGGTTGAAGTTTTAGAACCTTTTCTCCAAAGATCTAAAGACTTGGACGAGAAGTTAAAGCTTCACTTTAAGCATTTAATTTTGTCTCATCACGGCGAATATGAGTACGGTGCGCCGAAACGTCCCAAAACTCCTGAAGCGTTCATTTTACATTTTGCCGATAATCTTGACGCTAAAATGAATACGATTTTTGCTGAACTTGATAAGTTGGAAGGAGTAGAAAGCAACTGGACCCCATATCAGCGTTTTCTTGATAGATATCTATATAGATCGGAAAAATCACCATGTGATAACAACACCCAATCTGACATTAAAAAATCGGAGGCTCAATGTTCATTACCTTTGAAGGCATAG
- the surE gene encoding 5'/3'-nucleotidase SurE has product MNILLTNDDGIQAVGLRALYRSMKNAGLNVQVVAPVTEQSAVGHAVSLSSPLRVKMFEEEGFSGFGVYGTPVDCVKLGLTTLLDVKPDIVISGINNGANTGVDILYSGTVSAATEGALMGISALAVSYDSFNPTDLTEQADCCVEMLNKIPWSKLAEKTVLNLNFPALTMADTRKIQFCRHTRVSWQDWYDVRKDPRGHPYYWLAGIMPKENISPGTDRDLLTKGHITMTPLHFDFTDREAIVTLEQSFDI; this is encoded by the coding sequence ATGAACATACTTTTGACAAACGATGACGGAATTCAAGCCGTCGGCTTAAGAGCCTTATACCGCAGCATGAAGAACGCAGGTCTGAATGTTCAGGTCGTTGCACCTGTTACAGAGCAATCTGCTGTAGGACATGCCGTATCTCTTTCTTCCCCTCTTCGCGTTAAAATGTTTGAAGAGGAAGGTTTTTCAGGGTTTGGTGTCTACGGGACTCCCGTTGACTGTGTTAAACTTGGTTTGACTACCCTGCTTGATGTAAAACCGGATATTGTCATATCCGGCATCAATAACGGAGCCAACACCGGTGTTGATATACTCTATTCCGGAACAGTTTCAGCCGCTACGGAAGGAGCTCTCATGGGAATATCGGCTTTGGCTGTTTCTTATGACAGCTTTAATCCCACAGATCTTACTGAACAGGCAGACTGTTGTGTTGAAATGTTGAATAAAATTCCATGGTCCAAACTGGCTGAAAAAACAGTTTTGAACCTTAATTTTCCGGCTTTGACAATGGCTGACACACGTAAAATTCAATTTTGCAGACACACCAGAGTATCTTGGCAGGATTGGTATGATGTCCGGAAAGATCCGCGCGGTCATCCTTATTACTGGCTGGCCGGAATTATGCCGAAAGAAAATATAAGCCCCGGTACTGATCGGGATTTACTTACAAAAGGTCATATCACAATGACCCCGCTTCATTTCGATTTTACTGACAGAGAAGCCATTGTAACTCTTGAACAATCATTCGACATATAA
- the fba gene encoding class II fructose-1,6-bisphosphate aldolase: protein MPLVSPKEMFEGAYAGGYAIGAFNVNNMEIIQGIMEAGSEENAPVILQVSAGARKYAGQRYIIKLMEAALEKTDLPVVLHLDHGPNFEMCKEVIDGGFSSVMIDGSHLPFEENIAMTKKVVTYAHDKGVWVEAELGRLAGVEEDVSSDEHIYTDPDEAVEFVERTGCDSLAIAIGTSHGAYKFTGEAKLDFDRLDKIASLIPGFPIVLHGASSVVPEFVKMANEFGGDIGGAKGVPEDLLRKAASKAVCKINIDTDIRLAMTAVIRKFLAENPAEFDPRGYLGEARKAVKEMVRHKITNVLGCSGKA, encoded by the coding sequence ATGCCACTCGTTTCACCTAAAGAGATGTTCGAAGGAGCCTATGCCGGTGGTTACGCCATTGGAGCATTTAATGTAAACAACATGGAAATCATTCAGGGTATTATGGAGGCGGGTAGCGAAGAAAACGCCCCTGTTATTCTTCAGGTTTCCGCAGGCGCCCGCAAATATGCAGGCCAGAGATACATCATTAAGTTGATGGAAGCCGCTCTTGAAAAAACTGATCTGCCTGTTGTTCTCCACCTTGACCACGGCCCTAACTTCGAAATGTGTAAAGAAGTAATTGACGGTGGATTTTCATCTGTAATGATTGATGGTTCACATCTTCCGTTTGAAGAAAACATTGCCATGACTAAAAAAGTCGTAACATATGCACATGATAAAGGCGTATGGGTAGAAGCTGAACTCGGCAGACTTGCCGGAGTTGAAGAAGATGTTTCCTCTGATGAACATATTTATACCGACCCTGATGAAGCTGTTGAATTCGTAGAACGCACAGGTTGCGATTCTCTTGCTATCGCTATAGGTACAAGCCACGGCGCATATAAATTTACCGGGGAAGCAAAACTTGACTTTGATCGTCTTGATAAAATTGCTTCATTAATCCCTGGTTTTCCAATAGTATTGCATGGCGCATCAAGCGTTGTGCCTGAATTCGTAAAAATGGCAAACGAATTTGGTGGCGATATAGGCGGAGCAAAAGGAGTTCCTGAAGATCTCCTTCGCAAAGCAGCTTCCAAAGCAGTTTGTAAGATTAATATTGATACGGATATCCGTCTTGCGATGACTGCGGTCATTCGCAAATTTTTGGCTGAAAATCCCGCAGAATTTGACCCCAGAGGATATCTCGGCGAAGCCCGCAAAGCAGTGAAAGAAATGGTTCGCCATAAAATCACAAATGTTCTGGGATGCTCTGGAAAAGCATAA
- the gap gene encoding type I glyceraldehyde-3-phosphate dehydrogenase, with amino-acid sequence MAVKVGINGFGRIGRYLTRLIHDSKDFDLVAVNARASNEDLALLLKHDSVHGKFNAEVVANEDGFTINGKQIKVTRCAPGEWIWGELGCDLVVESTGKFRDRESCEKAMACGAKRVVISAPGIDSDITVVMGVNDGDLKPEHKIVSAASCTTNCLAPVAKVINDAFGIERGLMTTIHAYTMSQRVLDGSHSDIRRARACAVNMVPTTTGAAKAVTLVIPELKGKLDGMSVRVPTPNVSLVDLTCDLAKETTAEEVNAVLKKAATENMGYTEMPLVSTDYLGDTHGGVVDGPLTSVMDGKLLKLIIWYDNEASFSNQLVRLMKKVSDMI; translated from the coding sequence ATGGCTGTAAAAGTTGGTATTAATGGATTTGGAAGAATCGGTCGCTACCTCACGAGACTTATTCACGATAGCAAAGATTTTGACCTTGTAGCAGTAAATGCGCGCGCTTCTAACGAAGACCTTGCTCTTCTTCTAAAGCATGATTCCGTACACGGAAAATTTAATGCTGAAGTTGTAGCAAATGAAGATGGATTTACTATCAACGGCAAACAGATCAAAGTGACCCGCTGTGCTCCCGGTGAGTGGATTTGGGGAGAACTCGGATGTGATCTCGTTGTTGAATCTACAGGTAAATTCCGCGATCGCGAAAGCTGTGAAAAAGCTATGGCCTGCGGTGCTAAAAGGGTTGTTATCAGTGCTCCCGGAATCGATTCTGACATAACAGTTGTTATGGGCGTTAACGACGGCGACTTAAAGCCTGAGCATAAAATCGTGTCCGCAGCTTCCTGTACTACCAACTGTCTTGCTCCGGTTGCGAAAGTAATAAATGATGCTTTCGGAATTGAACGTGGTCTCATGACTACAATCCACGCATACACAATGAGCCAGAGAGTTCTGGATGGTTCTCATTCTGATATCCGTAGAGCAAGAGCATGCGCTGTCAATATGGTTCCGACAACCACGGGCGCAGCAAAAGCTGTAACGCTGGTTATTCCTGAACTTAAAGGAAAGCTGGACGGCATGTCCGTTCGCGTTCCAACTCCTAATGTGTCACTTGTTGATCTTACCTGCGACCTTGCAAAAGAGACCACAGCAGAAGAAGTTAACGCAGTTCTTAAAAAAGCCGCCACTGAAAATATGGGCTATACAGAAATGCCTCTGGTTTCCACCGACTATCTCGGTGACACCCACGGTGGAGTTGTTGATGGTCCTTTGACTTCAGTAATGGACGGTAAATTGCTGAAACTCATCATCTGGTATGATAATGAAGCCAGTTTCTCCAATCAGCTTGTCCGTTTGATGAAAAAAGTTTCTGATATGATCTAG